GGCCGGCGGCGGCCAGATGCGCATCGACGTGGGCACACCAGATGTGGCCGACCATGATGTGGCATTCCTGGATGTGCGCGGTCTCGGCCACCCCGATGGTGACGGCGACGTCGACCAGATCGCGCAGCCTGCCGCCGTCGCGCCCGAGCAGGCCGATCAGCTCGCAGCCGCGCGCGCGCGCTGCGTGCATGGCGGCGATGACGTTGGGGCTGTTGCCGCTGGTGGAGATCCCCACAACCACATCGCCGGGCCGGGCGAGCGCCTCGACCTGGCGGGCGAAGACGCTGTCGTAGCCATAGTCGTTGCCCACCGCGGTGAGGATCGACGTGTCGGTGGTCAGCGCGATCGCCGGCAAACCGCGGCGCTCGGCGACGAAGCGCCCGACCAGTTCGGCGGCGATGTGCTGCGCGTCCGCCGCGCTGCCGCCGTTGCCGCACAGCAGCAGCGTGTTGCCGCGGTTGATCGCCGCGCCGATGCGCTGCGCGGCGGCGGCCACCGCCGGCGCGACGGCGCGCAGCGCGGCCACGGCGGCAAGATGCTTGTCGATGTACTGGGCGATGAAGGTCATGGCGGAACTCGTGATGCGGGTCGCGGACAGGCGCGCGGGAAAGACTTGATGCGGGAAAAGGCATCGGCCGGAGGTGCGATGTTAACATGAGCCGCATTCCGGGCACGCCGCCCGCAAATCCGCCATGAACGCACCGCCCCAGAGCCCCCTCCTGATCGTCCTCACCACCCTCCCCGACCCGGCTGCCGCCCAGGCGCTGGCGGCGACGCTGATCGAGGACGGGCTGGCGGCGTGCGTCAATGTGCTCGCTCCCTGCACCTCGGTCTATCGCTGGCAGGGCAAAATCGAAACGGCCACCGAGACCCCGCTCCTGATCAAAACCACCGCCGCCGTCTATCCTGCGCTGGAGGCGGCGATCGGGGCCCGCCACCCCTACGAACTTCCCGAAATCGTGGCGGTCCCTGTGGAGCGGGGCCTGCCCGCCTACCTCGACTGGGTGCGCACGAACGCCACACCGTCCCTGCCGCCTCCAGCCCGATCCGACCCTTCAGCCGAATGACGTTCATGCCCCACCTCCTCCTGCATCGCACCCTGTGGCTGCTTGCCATGCTCGCGAGCCTGTTCGCCTCCGCCGCGCACGCCAACCCGATCGCACCCGAAAAGGCGTTCGCGCTGCGCGCGCAGGCGCTCGATGCGCAGACGGTGGAAGTCGTGTTCGAGGTGACCAAGGACTACTACCTGTACGGCGACAAGTTCCGCTTCGAGGCCGAACCCGCCACGGTCGTCTTCGGCACGCCTGAGAAACCCGCCGGCGAACGCCACCGGGACGAGTTCTTCGGCGAAGTCGAAACCCACCGCGGCGAGTTGCGCATCCTGCTGCCGGTGCAGGCGCCGGCGGGCCTCACCCGCTTCGAGCTAATCGCCACCAGCCAGGGCTGCTGGGACGGCGGCATCTGCTACCCGCCCACCACGCAGAGCGCGGCAATCGACCTCGCCGCCCCCCCGAAACCGGCCGCAAGCGGCGTTCTCGGCAAACTGCTCGGCAGCGACACCGCCGGGACAGCCCCGGCCGCCACCCTGGCGGCCCTCCCGGACGCCAGCGCGACGCCACCGGACGTGGTCTCCGGCGACGAAAGCGGCGACGTCGCCCGCCTCCTCGCCGGCGCCAGTGTGCCGCTGATCCTCGCCAGCTTCTTCGGCTTCGGCCTGCTGCTGGCGTTCACGCCGTGCACCTTCCCGATGATTCCGATCCTGTCCGGAATCATCGTCGGCCAGGGACACAAGGTCTCGCACATGCGCGCCTTCGCGCTGTCGCTGGCCTACGTGCTGGGGATGGCGGCCACCTACGCCCTGGCCGGCGTCGCCGCCGGCGTCACCGGCACGATGCTGACCGCGGCGCTGCAGAACGTATGGGTGCTGACGGCCTTCGCCCTGGTGTTCGTGCTGCTGTCGCTGTCGATGTTCGGCTTCTACGAGCTGCAGCTGCCCTCCGCGCTGCAAAGCCGGCTCGCCGACAGCGCCAGCCACAGCAAGGGCGGCAGCCTGGGCGGAGTGACCGCGATGGGCGTGCTCTCGGCGCTGATCGTCGGCCCCTGCGTGGCCGCACCGCTGGCCGGCGCGCTGCTCTACATCGCCCGGACCGGGGACGCCGTGCTCGGCGGCTGGGCACTGTTCGCGATGGGGCTGGGGATGGGCGCGCCGCTGCTCGCGGTGGGGGTGGCGTCGCGCTCGCTGCTGCCCAAGGTGGGGCCGTGGATGGAAGGCGTGAAGCAGACCTTCGGCGTACTGCTGCTGGCGGTGGCGCTGTGGATGCTGACTCCGGTACTGCCGGCGCTGGCGGCGATGCTGGGGTGGGCGGCGCTGCTGCTGTTTTCCGGCATCTTCCTGCATGCGCTCGACCCCCTGCCTGCGCATGCACGGGGCTGGATGCGTCTGGGCAAGGGCGTCGGCGTGGCGCTCGCGATCGCCGGCGCGGCGGTCCTGGTGGGGGCGCTTGCCGGCTCGCGCGACCCGCTGCAGCCGCTCGCCGTGCTGCGCGCCCAGGCCGGGGGGGCGGTGACGCAGCCGCAGTTCGAAAAAGTGCGCTCGATCGCCGAGCTCGACGCGCGGCTGGCCGCCACCGACCGCCCGGTCATGCTCGATTTCTATGCCGACTGGTGCGTGTCGTGCAAGGAAATGGAGCGCTTCACCTTCACCGATCCCCGCGTCGCCGAGCGCATGGGCCAGATGCTGCTGCTGAAGGCCGACGTCACCGCCAACGACGACGAGCACAAGGCCCTGCTCAAGCGCTTCGGCCTGTTCGGCCCGCCCGGCATCCTCTTCTTCGACGCCCGCGGCCAGGAGCGCCAGGGGCTGCGCGTGGTCGGCTTCATGAAGGCCGAGCCCTTCGCCAGCGTGCTGGAGCGCGCCCTGTAGCGCGCCGTTTTCCCCTACAATCCCGGCTTTCTCCCTTTCGGCTCAGTCCCTTTCCATGTTTTCCGGCATCATCGCGGCGGTCGGCCGCATCGAACACATCGAGCCGCTCGCCGGAGGCGTGCGCCTGACCGTCGACACCTGCGGCCTCGATCTCGGGGACGTCATCGTCGGCGACAGCATCGCCAACAGCGGCGTGTGCCTCACCGTGATCGCGCGCGACGGCGCCAAAGTGAAGTTCGACGTCTCGCGCGAGACGCTCGACTGCACCGTCGGCCTCGACCTCGCCGGCGCCGAAGTCAACCTGGAAAAGGCGCTGAGCCTGGCCGACCGCCTCGGCGGGCACCTCGTCACCGGCCACGTCGACGGGGTCGGCGAAGTGCTCAAGTTCGAACCGGTGGGCGAGAGCCACGAACTCGTGATCCGCGCCCCGGCGGCGATCGCCGGCTACATCGCGAAGAAAGGCTCGATCACCGTGAACGGCGTCAGCCTCACCGTCAATCGCGTCGAAGGGCGCGACTTCTCGATCAACCTGATCCCGCACACGGTCGCGGTCACCAACCTCAAGCACCTGAGCGCCGGCAGCCGGGTCAATCTCGAAATCGACCTCATCGCGCGCTACGTCGAGCGCATGCTCGCCTGGCGCAGCGAGGAAGCCGGCTCCGCGGCCTGAATGCCGTCCGCCAAGCGCCGCCGCAACGCCCACAAAGGAAACAGCATGAGCGCACTCGCGCCGATCACCGACATCATCGCCGACATCAAGGCCGGCAAAATGGTCATCCTGGTCGACGAGGAAGACCGCGAGAACGAGGGCGACCTCGTCATGGCGGCCGAATTCGTCACTCCGGAAGCGATCAACTTCATGGCCCGATACGGCCGCGGCCTGATCTGCCTGACGCTCACCGACGAGCGCTGCCGCCAGCTCGGCCTGCAGCAGATGGTGCGCGACAACCGCACCCCGCACGGCACCGCGTTCACGGTCTCGATCGAAGCCGCCACCGGCGTCACCACCGGCATTTCGGCGCACGATCGCGCGCGCACCGTGCAGGTCGCCGTCGCCCGCCACGCCAAGCCGGACGACATCGTCACTCCCGGCCACATCTTCCCGCTCACCGCGCAGAAGGGCGGCGTGCTGATCCGCGCCGGCCACACCGAGGCCGGCTGCGACCTCGCCCAGCTCGCCGGACTGGAGCCGGCCGCGGTGATCTGCGAGATCCTCAAGGACGACGGCACCATGGCCCGCCTGCCCGATCTCATCGACTTCGGCAAGGAGCACGGCCTCAAGATCGGCGCCATCCGCGACCTGATCGAATACCGCGCCGCCACCGAGCACCTGGTGGAGAAGGTCAGCGAGAAGGACGTCGACACGCCGCATGGCCGCTTCCGCCTCACTGCCTTCGAGGAAAAGACTTCGGGCGACATCCATTTCGCCCTCTCGCGCGGCGACATCACGCCCGAGCGCGAAACCCTGGTGCGGGTGCACGAGCCGATCTCGGTGCTCGACTTCCTCGACTCCGGCAGCGGCAAGCACAGCTTCCCCGTCAACCAGGCGCTCGCCGCCCTGGCCGCGGCCGAAGCCGGCGTGATCGTGCTGCTGTACCGCCCCCAATCGGGGCGTGAACTACTGGCCTGCCTCGACGGCAACCTGGACCGCCCGCCCGTGAAATGGGACGCGCGCCTGTTCGGCGTCGGTGCCCAGATCCTGCGCGCGCTCAACGTCGGCAAGATGCGCCTGCTCGCCAGCCCGCGCAAGATCCCGAGCATGACCGGCTTCGGCCTCGAAATCACCGGTTTCGTCGACAAGAACTGAACTCCTCGCGAAGATAAAACCATGCAACGCACCCAACCCGAAACCGCCCGCAAACAGTCGCGCTACGACGGCATCGCCGAGATCGACCCCGACTTCAACGGCGCCGGCCTGCGCGTCGGCGTGGTCATGGCCCGCTTCAACCTCGACATCTGCGAAGGCCTGCTGTCGGCCTGCACCGACGAGCTGTTGCGCCTGGGCGTGGCCCGCGCCGACATCCGCATCGCCACCGTGCCCGGCGCGCTGGAAATTCCCCTGGTGCTGCAGACGATGGCCAACAGCGGCCGCTTCGACGCCCTGGTCGCGCTCGGCGCGGTGGTCCGCGGCGAGACCTACCACTTCGAACTGGTGTCGAATGAGATGGGCGCCGGCATCACCCGCGTCGGCCTCGACACCGGCCTGCCGATCGCCAACGGCGTGCTCACCACCGAAGACGAGGACCAGGCCCTGGCCCGCATGAGCGAG
The window above is part of the Thauera aromatica K172 genome. Proteins encoded here:
- the rfaE2 gene encoding D-glycero-beta-D-manno-heptose 1-phosphate adenylyltransferase, translated to MTFIAQYIDKHLAAVAALRAVAPAVAAAAQRIGAAINRGNTLLLCGNGGSAADAQHIAAELVGRFVAERRGLPAIALTTDTSILTAVGNDYGYDSVFARQVEALARPGDVVVGISTSGNSPNVIAAMHAARARGCELIGLLGRDGGRLRDLVDVAVTIGVAETAHIQECHIMVGHIWCAHVDAHLAAAGPVGGDRCGGVLGEAEAVAAVRAAREAGARVVMTNGCFDILHPGHIEYLEQARALGDRLIVAVNDDDSVRRLKGERRPVNPLDHRLRMLAALGCVDWVVPFAEDTPERLICAVLPDVLVKGGDYTPEQIAGGDCVRRAGGEVKVLGFVEGHSTSGLIEKIRR
- the cutA gene encoding divalent-cation tolerance protein CutA; translated protein: MNAPPQSPLLIVLTTLPDPAAAQALAATLIEDGLAACVNVLAPCTSVYRWQGKIETATETPLLIKTTAAVYPALEAAIGARHPYELPEIVAVPVERGLPAYLDWVRTNATPSLPPPARSDPSAE
- the dsbD gene encoding protein-disulfide reductase DsbD, producing MPHLLLHRTLWLLAMLASLFASAAHANPIAPEKAFALRAQALDAQTVEVVFEVTKDYYLYGDKFRFEAEPATVVFGTPEKPAGERHRDEFFGEVETHRGELRILLPVQAPAGLTRFELIATSQGCWDGGICYPPTTQSAAIDLAAPPKPAASGVLGKLLGSDTAGTAPAATLAALPDASATPPDVVSGDESGDVARLLAGASVPLILASFFGFGLLLAFTPCTFPMIPILSGIIVGQGHKVSHMRAFALSLAYVLGMAATYALAGVAAGVTGTMLTAALQNVWVLTAFALVFVLLSLSMFGFYELQLPSALQSRLADSASHSKGGSLGGVTAMGVLSALIVGPCVAAPLAGALLYIARTGDAVLGGWALFAMGLGMGAPLLAVGVASRSLLPKVGPWMEGVKQTFGVLLLAVALWMLTPVLPALAAMLGWAALLLFSGIFLHALDPLPAHARGWMRLGKGVGVALAIAGAAVLVGALAGSRDPLQPLAVLRAQAGGAVTQPQFEKVRSIAELDARLAATDRPVMLDFYADWCVSCKEMERFTFTDPRVAERMGQMLLLKADVTANDDEHKALLKRFGLFGPPGILFFDARGQERQGLRVVGFMKAEPFASVLERAL
- a CDS encoding riboflavin synthase produces the protein MFSGIIAAVGRIEHIEPLAGGVRLTVDTCGLDLGDVIVGDSIANSGVCLTVIARDGAKVKFDVSRETLDCTVGLDLAGAEVNLEKALSLADRLGGHLVTGHVDGVGEVLKFEPVGESHELVIRAPAAIAGYIAKKGSITVNGVSLTVNRVEGRDFSINLIPHTVAVTNLKHLSAGSRVNLEIDLIARYVERMLAWRSEEAGSAA
- the ribBA gene encoding bifunctional 3,4-dihydroxy-2-butanone-4-phosphate synthase/GTP cyclohydrolase II: MSALAPITDIIADIKAGKMVILVDEEDRENEGDLVMAAEFVTPEAINFMARYGRGLICLTLTDERCRQLGLQQMVRDNRTPHGTAFTVSIEAATGVTTGISAHDRARTVQVAVARHAKPDDIVTPGHIFPLTAQKGGVLIRAGHTEAGCDLAQLAGLEPAAVICEILKDDGTMARLPDLIDFGKEHGLKIGAIRDLIEYRAATEHLVEKVSEKDVDTPHGRFRLTAFEEKTSGDIHFALSRGDITPERETLVRVHEPISVLDFLDSGSGKHSFPVNQALAALAAAEAGVIVLLYRPQSGRELLACLDGNLDRPPVKWDARLFGVGAQILRALNVGKMRLLASPRKIPSMTGFGLEITGFVDKN
- the ribH gene encoding 6,7-dimethyl-8-ribityllumazine synthase, whose protein sequence is MQRTQPETARKQSRYDGIAEIDPDFNGAGLRVGVVMARFNLDICEGLLSACTDELLRLGVARADIRIATVPGALEIPLVLQTMANSGRFDALVALGAVVRGETYHFELVSNEMGAGITRVGLDTGLPIANGVLTTEDEDQALARMSEKGADCARAAVEMARLLKVLR